From the genome of Haloterrigena sp. KLK7, one region includes:
- a CDS encoding nucleoside hydrolase: MSRPVLIDTDPGCDDAVALLAALEHASLEVVGLTTVHGNAPVDDTTRNARAILEAVDRTDVPVARGADRPLLVDLETSEEIHGEGGLRGDLPDPGPATEPVDGHAARHIVERARAHDGDLALAAIGPLTNVALAHAMEPELPELLDELVVMGGAAFASGNVTPLAEANFHTDPHAARRVVRDCEPTAVGLDVTTRAAVPPERVDGLTGDTALERSLHEWLTYYDADRLERYGIESAAIHDALVLAELIDDGVLETASYPMEVGADGDLARGALVVDENGVTGASATGEVALEADYERYREVVSESLERVLERTEPEMSD, from the coding sequence ATGAGCCGCCCCGTGCTGATCGATACGGATCCGGGTTGCGACGACGCCGTGGCGCTCCTGGCCGCCCTCGAGCACGCGTCCCTCGAGGTCGTCGGGCTGACGACCGTCCACGGGAACGCGCCGGTCGACGACACGACGCGAAACGCCCGCGCGATCCTCGAGGCGGTCGACCGGACGGACGTCCCCGTCGCGAGGGGCGCGGACCGGCCGCTGCTCGTCGACCTCGAGACGAGCGAGGAGATCCACGGCGAGGGCGGACTCCGCGGCGACCTCCCGGATCCGGGGCCGGCGACCGAGCCCGTCGACGGCCACGCCGCACGGCACATCGTCGAGCGGGCCCGCGCACACGACGGCGACCTCGCGCTCGCGGCGATCGGCCCGCTGACGAACGTCGCGCTCGCCCACGCGATGGAGCCCGAACTCCCCGAACTGCTCGACGAACTCGTCGTCATGGGCGGAGCCGCCTTCGCGTCGGGCAACGTCACGCCGCTGGCGGAGGCCAACTTCCACACCGATCCCCACGCCGCCCGCCGCGTCGTTCGGGACTGCGAGCCGACGGCCGTCGGACTGGACGTGACGACGCGGGCCGCGGTCCCGCCCGAGCGGGTCGACGGGCTCACTGGGGACACGGCACTGGAACGATCGCTCCACGAGTGGCTCACCTACTACGACGCCGACCGCCTCGAGCGCTACGGCATCGAGTCCGCGGCGATCCACGACGCGCTCGTGCTCGCCGAACTGATCGACGACGGCGTGCTCGAGACCGCGAGCTATCCCATGGAGGTCGGTGCGGACGGCGACCTCGCGCGGGGCGCGCTGGTCGTCGACGAGAACGGCGTGACCGGGGCGTCGGCCACCGGCGAGGTGGCGCTCGAGGCCGACTACGAGCGGTATCGGGAGGTAGTGAGTGAATCGCTCGAGCGCGTGCTCGAGCGGACCGAACCGGAAATGAGCGACTGA
- a CDS encoding carboxymuconolactone decarboxylase family protein, whose translation MSDAVDEVENPAEELPSTAGEFAEEFPEVWEQYSELGEACAAAGPIDDETKRLVKLGTAVAAQSEGAVHSHVRRGLDEGHDPEALEQVAVLSIPTVGFPQAMAALSWITDITRDDGT comes from the coding sequence ATGTCCGATGCCGTAGACGAAGTCGAGAATCCAGCTGAGGAACTGCCGTCGACCGCCGGCGAGTTCGCCGAGGAGTTCCCCGAGGTCTGGGAGCAGTACTCCGAGCTGGGCGAAGCCTGCGCCGCTGCGGGCCCGATCGACGACGAGACGAAACGGCTGGTCAAACTCGGGACGGCCGTCGCCGCCCAGTCGGAGGGGGCCGTTCACTCTCACGTCCGCCGCGGACTCGACGAGGGTCACGACCCGGAGGCGCTCGAGCAGGTGGCCGTCCTCTCGATCCCGACGGTCGGCTTCCCGCAGGCGATGGCAGCGCTGAGCTGGATCACGGATATCACGCGCGACGACGGAACGTAG